One Streptomyces drozdowiczii DNA segment encodes these proteins:
- a CDS encoding SCO1664 family protein — translation MPAPERIPPGRLTDAEQTALLAEGTLTVLGQVRGASNAVLYCSVAHEGEEAYCVYKPVAGEQPLWDFPDGTLAQREVAAYEVSEAMGWGLIPPTVLRDGPYGQGMCQLWIEAEEPGEDEPGLLALVEDEEPGEGWKAVAFAEVGEGRTALLVHADDPRLRRLAVLDAVINNGDRKGGHLLPAPGGRLYGIDHGVTFNADDKLRTLLWGWAGEPLTPEAVEVLDRLAAALEPGAPLVTRLAELITAAEIEALRARVAGLRETGLHREPSGEWPAIPWPPV, via the coding sequence ATGCCCGCGCCAGAACGGATACCGCCGGGGCGCCTGACCGACGCGGAGCAGACCGCCCTGCTGGCCGAGGGCACGCTCACCGTTCTCGGACAGGTCCGCGGCGCCTCCAACGCGGTGCTGTACTGCTCCGTCGCCCACGAGGGCGAGGAGGCGTACTGCGTGTACAAGCCGGTGGCCGGCGAGCAGCCGCTCTGGGACTTCCCCGACGGCACCCTCGCCCAGCGCGAGGTGGCCGCCTACGAGGTCTCCGAGGCCATGGGCTGGGGGCTGATCCCGCCGACCGTGCTGCGGGACGGGCCGTACGGCCAGGGCATGTGCCAGCTGTGGATCGAGGCCGAGGAGCCGGGCGAGGACGAGCCCGGGCTGCTCGCGCTGGTCGAGGACGAGGAGCCCGGCGAGGGCTGGAAGGCCGTCGCGTTCGCCGAGGTGGGGGAGGGGAGGACCGCCCTGCTGGTGCACGCGGACGACCCCCGGCTGCGGCGGCTCGCCGTGCTGGACGCCGTCATCAACAACGGCGACCGCAAGGGCGGCCACCTGCTGCCCGCGCCCGGCGGCCGGCTCTACGGCATCGACCACGGGGTGACCTTCAACGCCGACGACAAGCTGCGCACCCTGCTCTGGGGCTGGGCGGGCGAGCCCCTGACCCCCGAGGCCGTCGAGGTCCTGGACCGGCTGGCCGCCGCCCTGGAGCCCGGGGCCCCGCTGGTCACCCGGCTGGCCGAACTCATCACGGCGGCCGAGATCGAGGCCCTGCGGGCCCGGGTGGCCGGTCTGCGGGAGACCGGGCTGCACCGGGAGCCCAGCGGCGAGTGGCCCGCCATCCCCTGGCCGCCCGTCTGA
- a CDS encoding histidine phosphatase family protein produces MPTLILVRHGRSTANTAGVLAGRTPGVALDERGAAQAAALPGRLAALPLAAAVSSPLQRCRETLEPLLAARPDLPLHIEDRISECDYGDWSGRKLAELTDEPLMTVVQQHPSAAAFPGGESMRAMQARAVDAVREWNARIEAEHGENAAYVMCSHGDIIKSLVADALGMHLDLFQRVHADPCSVTAIRYTRLRPYLVRLGDTGDLAGLAPREPSPDAGAAGDAAVGGGAGAP; encoded by the coding sequence ATGCCCACCCTGATCCTCGTACGCCACGGACGCTCCACCGCCAACACCGCCGGGGTGCTCGCGGGCCGGACCCCCGGCGTCGCCCTCGACGAGCGCGGCGCCGCGCAGGCCGCCGCGCTCCCCGGCCGGCTGGCCGCACTGCCGCTCGCCGCCGCCGTCAGCAGCCCCCTGCAACGCTGCCGGGAGACCCTGGAACCCCTGCTGGCCGCCCGCCCGGACCTGCCGCTGCACATCGAGGACCGGATCAGCGAGTGCGACTACGGCGACTGGTCGGGCCGCAAGCTCGCCGAGCTGACCGACGAACCGCTGATGACCGTGGTCCAGCAGCACCCCTCCGCCGCCGCCTTCCCCGGCGGCGAGTCGATGCGCGCGATGCAGGCCCGCGCCGTCGACGCCGTACGGGAGTGGAACGCGCGGATCGAGGCGGAGCACGGCGAGAACGCCGCGTACGTCATGTGCTCGCACGGCGACATCATCAAGTCCCTGGTCGCCGACGCGCTCGGCATGCACCTCGACCTCTTCCAGCGCGTCCACGCCGACCCCTGCTCGGTCACCGCGATCCGCTACACGAGGCTCCGGCCCTATCTGGTGCGCCTCGGAGACACCGGCGACCTCGCCGGACTCGCGCCGCGCGAACCGTCCCCGGACGCCGGTGCCGCCGGGGACGCGGCGGTAGGGGGCGGCGCTGGGGCACCGTGA
- a CDS encoding helix-hairpin-helix domain-containing protein gives MTALPRGESPGPPATEETAPATDEASEAESVPAPDAVAPAGEAPKGGPAARADASAGTADDVSGAAPGGGDAHAGPGAGASDGEEAGPSADGSAAVGGGAPADPVGAPGAGAAARDNAGAGPGAEVGAEGAPALSEVEAEIAAQRELRERIEKRKAEKGGPIEAGGKLSGTAADLLAAVRAVEGGQKPATAFYDSPAPAPARRTTAPAPVPVREQAPAPRAASPESVAAVAAVLSAGGAPAALDRPAAALLGDRAAEVLREDPWQLLALPGVGPEQADGFARALLGAAAGPDDERRTAALTGWVLEQAALRGHTALDADRVREALAGRGVSDPAAAVQHAVAEGAVLVFQDGPGDEEDREDQDDEAAAEAAPPGPVLLGLDRYALAEESLADGLARLVSGGDKEADWSEAAAAAPSPSAAELIRAAAAHGLVAHTGGEAARTEPAALIAAARGLGLRALGAAHSVDGRRRLADDIGAPEAAVTLAGLLSGAEGPGRDEEGALALDLLVVLDAPQLDVETGAMLVESLADGVRLVLSGDPGVLGSAGAGQVFADVLAARACPRVVSRTPDAGPIGELVSGIGIGELNQVAAPGKEVVIVPVREAGEAVHRTVQLVADSVPRAIGVPSEDTQVITVGHGGAAGTRALNEALKQRLNPGPGRFGGFDPGDRVAHVPAPGRTVPGTVVSADAEGLHLDCAGAPVVVPQERVADSVRHAWALSAHQAAGMRWPAVVVVLPGDAARGLSRPWVYTAFGRGERHLSVVHGVDQALPRAVAEVPAQERTTRLRGLLEASQESQESPEQ, from the coding sequence GTGACCGCGCTACCCCGGGGAGAATCCCCCGGCCCCCCGGCCACCGAAGAAACCGCGCCCGCCACTGACGAGGCAAGCGAGGCGGAATCCGTCCCGGCGCCCGACGCCGTGGCCCCGGCGGGCGAAGCGCCGAAGGGCGGCCCCGCCGCGAGGGCCGACGCCTCGGCGGGTACGGCCGACGACGTGTCCGGGGCGGCGCCGGGCGGCGGTGACGCGCACGCCGGCCCCGGCGCGGGCGCTTCGGACGGCGAGGAGGCCGGGCCTTCGGCCGACGGGAGCGCGGCGGTCGGCGGGGGCGCGCCCGCTGACCCGGTGGGTGCGCCGGGGGCCGGGGCGGCGGCTCGCGACAACGCGGGTGCGGGTCCCGGGGCGGAAGTCGGCGCCGAAGGCGCCCCCGCGCTTTCCGAGGTCGAGGCCGAGATCGCCGCTCAGCGGGAGTTGCGGGAGCGGATCGAGAAGCGGAAGGCCGAGAAGGGCGGGCCCATCGAGGCCGGGGGGAAGCTGAGCGGGACCGCCGCCGATCTGCTGGCGGCCGTCCGGGCCGTGGAGGGCGGGCAGAAGCCCGCCACGGCGTTCTACGACTCGCCCGCACCGGCGCCCGCCCGCCGGACGACGGCCCCCGCACCGGTCCCGGTACGGGAGCAGGCCCCCGCGCCCCGGGCCGCCTCGCCCGAGAGCGTCGCCGCCGTGGCGGCCGTACTGTCCGCCGGTGGGGCCCCCGCCGCCCTGGACCGGCCCGCCGCCGCGCTGCTCGGGGACCGGGCCGCCGAGGTCCTGCGCGAGGACCCCTGGCAGCTGCTGGCCCTGCCCGGCGTCGGACCCGAGCAGGCGGACGGCTTCGCCCGGGCGCTGCTCGGCGCGGCGGCCGGCCCGGACGACGAGCGCCGCACCGCCGCCCTGACCGGCTGGGTCCTGGAGCAGGCCGCGCTCCGGGGCCACACCGCGCTGGACGCGGACCGGGTGCGCGAGGCGCTGGCCGGCCGCGGCGTGAGCGACCCCGCGGCGGCCGTGCAGCACGCCGTCGCGGAGGGCGCCGTGCTGGTCTTCCAGGACGGCCCGGGGGACGAGGAGGACCGGGAGGACCAGGACGACGAGGCGGCGGCCGAGGCGGCCCCGCCCGGCCCCGTGCTCCTCGGCCTCGACCGGTACGCCCTGGCGGAGGAGAGCCTCGCCGACGGGCTGGCCCGGCTGGTCAGCGGCGGCGACAAGGAGGCGGACTGGTCGGAGGCGGCCGCCGCCGCACCCTCCCCGTCGGCCGCCGAGCTGATCCGCGCGGCCGCCGCCCACGGCCTCGTCGCGCACACGGGCGGCGAGGCGGCCCGGACCGAGCCGGCCGCCCTGATCGCCGCCGCCCGAGGGCTCGGCCTGCGCGCCCTGGGCGCCGCGCACAGCGTGGACGGCCGTCGGCGGCTCGCCGACGACATCGGCGCCCCGGAGGCGGCCGTCACGCTCGCCGGGCTGCTGTCGGGCGCCGAGGGGCCGGGGCGGGACGAGGAGGGGGCGCTCGCGCTCGACCTGCTCGTCGTGCTGGACGCGCCCCAGCTGGACGTGGAGACCGGCGCGATGCTGGTGGAGTCCCTGGCCGACGGCGTCCGCCTGGTGCTCAGCGGCGACCCGGGCGTGCTCGGCTCGGCGGGCGCCGGGCAGGTGTTCGCCGATGTGCTGGCCGCCCGTGCCTGCCCCCGCGTCGTCTCCCGCACCCCGGACGCCGGACCGATCGGCGAGCTGGTCTCGGGCATCGGCATCGGGGAGCTGAACCAGGTGGCGGCGCCCGGCAAGGAGGTCGTCATCGTCCCGGTCCGGGAAGCGGGCGAGGCGGTGCACCGCACGGTGCAGCTCGTCGCCGACTCGGTGCCGCGCGCCATCGGGGTGCCGTCCGAGGACACCCAGGTCATCACGGTGGGCCACGGCGGCGCCGCGGGCACCCGGGCGCTGAACGAGGCCCTGAAGCAGCGGCTCAACCCGGGCCCCGGCCGCTTCGGCGGGTTCGACCCGGGCGACCGGGTCGCCCATGTCCCCGCGCCGGGGCGGACGGTGCCCGGCACGGTCGTGTCGGCGGACGCGGAGGGGCTGCACCTGGACTGTGCGGGGGCCCCCGTCGTCGTACCGCAAGAGCGGGTGGCGGACTCCGTGCGCCACGCGTGGGCGCTCAGTGCCCATCAGGCGGCCGGGATGCGGTGGCCGGCGGTCGTCGTGGTGCTGCCGGGCGACGCGGCGCGCGGGCTGAGCCGGCCGTGGGTCTACACCGCGTTCGGCCGGGGCGAGCGGCACCTGTCCGTGGTGCACGGCGTCGACCAGGCCCTGCCGCGCGCGGTGGCCGAGGTGCCCGCGCAGGAGCGGACCACCCGCCTGCGGGGCCTGCTGGAGGCGTCCCAGGAGTCCCAGGAATCCCCGGAGCAGTAG
- a CDS encoding DUF3090 domain-containing protein: MSLQVFLYDPPDRFVAGTVGLPGRRTFFLQASSGGRVTSVALEKTQVAALAERVDELLDEVVRRTGGNSPVPAVAPTDVTDTAPLDVPVEEEFRVGTMALAWDGEEQRMIVEAQALVELDADSVEDLAEAEERLLQDEENGPPMLRVRLTGAQARAFAKRALDVVNAGRPPCPLCSLPLDPEGHVCPRQNGYRRGA, translated from the coding sequence GTGTCCCTTCAGGTGTTCCTCTACGACCCCCCGGACCGCTTCGTGGCCGGCACGGTCGGGCTGCCTGGACGCCGTACGTTCTTCCTGCAGGCATCCTCAGGCGGACGTGTCACCAGCGTGGCCCTGGAGAAGACCCAGGTCGCCGCGCTCGCCGAGCGCGTCGACGAACTGCTCGACGAGGTCGTACGCCGCACCGGCGGCAACTCGCCGGTGCCCGCGGTCGCCCCGACGGACGTCACGGACACCGCGCCGCTCGACGTCCCCGTCGAGGAGGAGTTCCGCGTCGGCACCATGGCGCTCGCCTGGGACGGCGAGGAGCAGCGCATGATCGTGGAGGCGCAGGCCCTGGTCGAGCTGGACGCCGACTCCGTCGAGGACCTGGCCGAGGCCGAGGAGCGGCTGCTCCAGGACGAGGAGAACGGCCCGCCGATGCTCCGCGTCCGGCTCACCGGCGCCCAGGCCCGCGCCTTCGCCAAGCGCGCCCTGGACGTGGTCAACGCCGGCCGCCCGCCCTGCCCGCTGTGCAGCCTGCCGCTCGACCCGGAAGGACACGTATGCCCGCGCCAGAACGGATACCGCCGGGGCGCCTGA
- a CDS encoding ferritin-like domain-containing protein, with protein sequence MLSAKNLFQEILDNDDSFRLFCSIAASGESQGGWENGRIAALVPASQRPLAPKIARHGADEDKHGRIFNALLKKRGLAPGPVPPDTDYTMLLERHGIGLAHEQLGRDEPLTERDIITYLAHSRVTEQRASEQMQLLNKYFADHPELGRAVRMISNDEDNHLAYCHEELLRFARAGHGRTIQRILRECALAEIRIYRDVSLAVMDHMGRVLGWSRAKAAVLAAGIHAMYAYERLGGWRRMVSLAPPARRDALGGPATPAPEFA encoded by the coding sequence ATGCTCTCGGCAAAGAACCTGTTCCAGGAGATCCTCGACAACGACGACTCGTTCCGGCTGTTCTGCTCCATCGCGGCCAGCGGCGAGTCCCAGGGCGGCTGGGAGAACGGCCGCATCGCGGCCCTCGTCCCCGCGAGCCAGCGCCCGCTGGCGCCCAAGATCGCCCGGCACGGGGCCGACGAGGACAAGCACGGCCGGATCTTCAACGCCCTGCTCAAGAAGCGCGGCCTGGCCCCCGGGCCCGTCCCCCCGGACACCGACTACACGATGCTCCTGGAGCGCCACGGCATCGGGCTCGCGCACGAGCAGCTGGGCCGCGACGAGCCCCTGACCGAGCGCGACATCATCACGTACCTGGCCCACAGCCGGGTCACCGAGCAGCGCGCGTCCGAGCAGATGCAGCTGCTGAACAAGTACTTCGCGGACCACCCCGAGCTGGGGCGCGCGGTCCGGATGATCTCCAACGACGAGGACAACCACCTCGCGTACTGCCACGAGGAGCTGCTGCGCTTCGCGCGGGCCGGGCACGGCCGCACGATCCAGCGCATCCTGCGCGAGTGCGCGCTCGCCGAGATCAGGATCTACCGCGACGTCAGCCTCGCCGTCATGGACCACATGGGCCGGGTCCTCGGCTGGTCCCGGGCGAAGGCCGCCGTGCTCGCCGCGGGCATCCACGCCATGTACGCGTACGAACGCCTCGGCGGCTGGCGGCGCATGGTCAGCCTGGCACCGCCCGCCCGGCGCGACGCCCTCGGCGGCCCCGCGACGCCCGCGCCCGAGTTCGCCTGA
- the mshC gene encoding cysteine--1-D-myo-inosityl 2-amino-2-deoxy-alpha-D-glucopyranoside ligase, with protein sequence MHAWPASEVPALPGKGRDLRIHDTATGGRITLDPGPVARIYVCGITPYDATHMGHAATYNAFDLVQRVWLDTKRQVHYVQNVTDVDDPLLERAVRDGQDWTELAERETALFREDMTALRMLPPRHYIGAVEAIPGIVPLVERLRDAGAAYELDGDIYFSVDTDPHFGEVSNLDAEAMRLLSAERGGDPERPGKKNPLDPMLWMAAREGEPSWDGGSLGAGRPGWHIECVAIALDHLGMGFDVQGGGSDLAFPHHEMGASHAQVLTGEHPFAQAYVHAGMVALDGEKMSKSKGNLVFVSALRRDGVDPAAIRLALLAHHYRSDWEWTDQVLADAVARLDRWRAAVSRPDGVSADALVEEVRAALADDLDAPAALAAVDRWAERQSAEGGTDEGAPGLVSRTVDALLGVAL encoded by the coding sequence ATGCATGCCTGGCCCGCTTCTGAGGTCCCCGCCCTGCCCGGCAAGGGCCGCGACCTTCGGATCCACGACACCGCGACCGGCGGACGGATCACCCTTGACCCCGGTCCCGTCGCCCGCATCTACGTCTGCGGCATCACGCCGTACGACGCGACCCACATGGGTCATGCGGCGACCTACAACGCGTTCGACCTCGTGCAGCGCGTGTGGCTCGACACCAAGCGGCAGGTTCACTACGTCCAGAACGTGACGGACGTGGACGACCCGCTGCTGGAGCGGGCCGTGCGCGACGGACAGGACTGGACCGAGCTCGCGGAGCGCGAGACGGCCCTGTTCCGCGAGGACATGACCGCGCTCCGCATGCTCCCGCCGCGCCACTACATCGGCGCCGTCGAGGCGATACCCGGCATCGTGCCGCTCGTCGAACGGCTCCGCGACGCGGGCGCCGCCTACGAGCTCGACGGCGACATCTACTTCTCCGTCGACACCGACCCGCACTTCGGCGAGGTGTCGAACCTCGACGCCGAGGCCATGCGCCTGCTCTCCGCCGAACGCGGCGGCGACCCGGAGCGCCCCGGCAAGAAGAACCCGCTCGACCCCATGCTCTGGATGGCCGCCCGCGAGGGCGAGCCCAGCTGGGACGGCGGCTCCCTCGGCGCCGGCCGGCCCGGCTGGCACATCGAGTGCGTGGCCATCGCCCTCGACCACCTCGGCATGGGCTTCGACGTCCAGGGCGGCGGCTCCGACCTGGCCTTCCCGCACCACGAGATGGGCGCCTCGCACGCCCAGGTGCTGACCGGCGAGCACCCCTTCGCCCAGGCGTACGTGCACGCCGGCATGGTCGCCCTGGACGGCGAGAAGATGTCCAAGTCCAAGGGCAACCTCGTCTTCGTCTCCGCGCTCCGCCGCGACGGTGTGGACCCGGCCGCGATCCGTCTGGCCCTCCTCGCCCACCACTACCGCTCCGACTGGGAGTGGACCGACCAGGTGCTCGCCGACGCGGTGGCCCGGCTCGACCGCTGGCGCGCCGCCGTCTCCCGCCCCGATGGGGTGTCCGCCGACGCCCTGGTCGAGGAGGTCCGCGCGGCCCTCGCCGACGACCTGGATGCCCCGGCTGCGCTGGCCGCCGTGGACCGCTGGGCCGAGCGGCAGAGTGCCGAGGGCGGTACGGACGAGGGGGCGCCCGGCCTCGTCTCCCGTACCGTGGACGCCCTTCTCGGCGTGGCCCTGTAG
- a CDS encoding magnesium and cobalt transport protein CorA produces the protein MRAVIVDCAIYRDGRRTEGPADFSDALAEARESGDAFLWIGLHEPTEKEFDLVSSEFGLHPLAVEDALSAHQRPKLEVYDDSLFAVIKPVLYDHDSDAVTTHELMVFMGDSFVVTVRHGEGAPLAAVRRRLEADPEVLKHGPTAVLYAVSDAIVDHYIDVAGELQVDLEELETQVFAPSGTDDSKNTAARIYTFKRQVLEFRRATVPLSGPMARLASAGVPFVQEHAQPFFRDVQDHLTRANEQVEGLDRLLSDILSAHLAQMGVRQNDDMRKISAWAAMAAVPTMVAGIYGMNFEHMPELRWVGSYPVVLLLMAGAVVGLYRQFKRRGWL, from the coding sequence ATGCGCGCCGTGATTGTCGACTGCGCCATCTACCGCGACGGACGCCGGACCGAGGGCCCCGCCGATTTCTCCGACGCGCTCGCCGAGGCGCGGGAGTCCGGCGACGCGTTCCTCTGGATCGGCCTGCACGAACCGACGGAGAAGGAGTTCGACCTCGTCAGCAGCGAGTTCGGACTGCACCCGTTGGCGGTGGAGGACGCCCTCTCCGCCCATCAGCGGCCGAAGCTGGAGGTGTACGACGACTCGCTGTTCGCGGTGATCAAACCGGTCCTGTACGACCACGACAGCGACGCGGTCACCACGCACGAGCTGATGGTGTTCATGGGCGACTCGTTCGTCGTGACCGTGCGGCACGGCGAGGGCGCGCCGCTGGCGGCCGTACGCCGCCGCCTGGAGGCCGATCCTGAGGTGCTGAAGCACGGGCCGACGGCGGTCCTGTACGCGGTGAGCGACGCGATCGTGGACCACTACATAGACGTGGCGGGCGAGCTCCAGGTCGACCTGGAGGAGCTGGAGACGCAGGTCTTCGCGCCGAGCGGTACGGACGACTCCAAGAACACCGCGGCGCGCATCTACACCTTCAAGCGCCAGGTGCTGGAATTCCGCCGGGCGACCGTCCCGCTCTCCGGTCCGATGGCCCGGCTGGCGAGCGCCGGGGTCCCGTTCGTGCAGGAGCACGCGCAGCCGTTCTTCCGTGACGTGCAGGACCATCTGACCCGGGCCAACGAGCAGGTGGAGGGTCTCGACCGGCTGCTGTCCGACATCCTGTCCGCGCATCTCGCGCAGATGGGGGTGCGGCAGAACGACGACATGCGCAAGATCTCCGCCTGGGCGGCGATGGCCGCCGTGCCGACGATGGTCGCGGGGATCTACGGGATGAACTTCGAGCACATGCCGGAGCTGCGGTGGGTCGGCTCCTACCCGGTGGTGCTGCTGCTGATGGCGGGGGCGGTCGTGGGCCTGTACCGCCAGTTCAAGCGGCGCGGCTGGCTCTGA
- a CDS encoding aldo/keto reductase produces MEQRHLGRTGLRVSRIGLGTLTWGRDTDEHDAAEQLKVFWEAGGTLVDTADVYGGGEAEYLLGRLVDGLVPRRDLVIATKAGSVADPYRRVDASRGHLLAALDASLSRLGTDYVDLWQLHAFDPETPLEETLQALDLAVSSGRARYAGVSGFCGWQLAKAATWQLAAPGARTRLAATQMEYSLLQRGVEREVLPAALDLGVGLLPSSPLGRGVLTGKYRTGTPSDSRGASELLAPFVEPYLDDAASRVVDAVSTAADGLATTPVQVALAWVRDRPGVAAPIVGARNAQQLTEALSVETLSLPDEICQALDDVSAPVHRYPDQDWSTL; encoded by the coding sequence ATGGAGCAGAGGCATCTGGGCCGCACCGGCCTCCGTGTGTCCAGGATCGGGCTCGGCACCCTCACCTGGGGCCGGGACACCGACGAGCACGACGCTGCGGAGCAGCTGAAGGTGTTCTGGGAGGCGGGCGGCACGCTGGTCGACACGGCCGATGTGTACGGGGGCGGCGAGGCCGAATACCTGCTCGGGCGGCTGGTGGACGGCCTGGTGCCGAGGCGCGATCTGGTCATCGCGACCAAGGCGGGCAGCGTCGCCGACCCGTACCGCAGGGTCGACGCCTCGCGCGGGCACCTGCTGGCGGCCCTCGACGCCTCGCTGAGCCGGCTCGGCACGGATTACGTGGACCTGTGGCAGCTCCACGCGTTCGACCCGGAGACCCCGCTGGAGGAGACGCTCCAGGCGCTGGACCTCGCGGTGTCCTCCGGGCGCGCCCGCTATGCCGGGGTGTCCGGCTTCTGCGGCTGGCAGCTCGCGAAGGCGGCGACCTGGCAGCTCGCCGCGCCCGGGGCGCGGACCCGGCTGGCCGCGACGCAGATGGAGTACTCGCTGCTCCAGCGCGGCGTGGAGCGCGAGGTGCTGCCCGCCGCGCTGGACCTCGGCGTCGGGCTGCTGCCCTCGTCGCCGCTGGGCCGGGGCGTGCTGACGGGCAAGTACCGCACGGGGACTCCGTCCGACTCGCGCGGCGCGTCCGAACTGCTCGCCCCCTTCGTCGAGCCGTATCTGGACGACGCGGCGAGCCGGGTCGTGGACGCGGTGTCGACCGCCGCCGACGGGCTGGCCACCACGCCCGTCCAGGTCGCCCTGGCCTGGGTCCGGGACCGGCCCGGGGTCGCGGCCCCGATCGTCGGCGCGCGCAACGCGCAGCAGCTGACGGAGGCGTTGTCAGTGGAGACGCTTAGTCTTCCTGACGAGATCTGCCAGGCGCTGGACGACGTGTCGGCGCCCGTGCACCGCTATCCCGACCAGGACTGGAGCACGCTGTGA
- a CDS encoding LLM class F420-dependent oxidoreductase, with amino-acid sequence MRLGINLGYWGAGMDGDNLAVAQEADRLGYDVCWAAEAYGSDAPTVLAWVAAQTESIDVGSAILQIPARQPAMAAMTAATLDSLSGGRFRLGLGVSGPQVSEGWYGVKFDKPLARTREYVDIVRKAMTRERLSYEGEHWTLPLPGGPGKPLKLTVHPQREHIPLYIAAIGPKNLEQTGEIADGALLIFPSAEHLEETAISHLRAGREKAGKTMEGFDVCPTVPLAIGEDIPGLADMFRPYTALYVGGMGSAEQNFYNRLAQRMGYEKEAAEIQEKYLSGDKSGAAAAVPHQLIDQTTLLGSVERISERMQAYAEVGVTTLTLAPAGFTLDERIAALRAGTDALERAGLA; translated from the coding sequence ATGCGGCTCGGCATCAATCTCGGCTACTGGGGCGCGGGGATGGACGGCGACAATCTCGCCGTCGCACAGGAGGCCGACCGGCTCGGCTACGACGTCTGCTGGGCGGCCGAGGCGTACGGCTCCGACGCGCCGACCGTGCTGGCCTGGGTCGCCGCGCAGACGGAGTCCATCGACGTCGGCTCCGCCATCCTCCAGATCCCGGCGCGCCAGCCCGCGATGGCGGCCATGACGGCGGCCACGCTGGACTCCCTGTCCGGCGGCCGGTTCCGCCTCGGCCTCGGCGTGTCGGGCCCGCAGGTCTCCGAGGGCTGGTACGGCGTCAAGTTCGACAAGCCGCTGGCCCGCACCCGCGAGTACGTGGACATCGTCCGCAAGGCGATGACCCGCGAGCGCCTGTCGTACGAGGGCGAGCACTGGACGCTCCCGCTGCCGGGCGGCCCGGGCAAGCCGCTCAAGCTGACCGTGCACCCGCAGCGCGAGCACATCCCGCTCTACATCGCCGCGATCGGCCCGAAGAACCTGGAGCAGACCGGCGAGATCGCGGACGGCGCCCTGCTGATCTTCCCCTCGGCCGAGCACCTGGAGGAGACCGCGATCAGCCACCTGCGGGCCGGCCGGGAGAAGGCGGGGAAGACGATGGAGGGCTTCGACGTCTGCCCCACCGTCCCGCTCGCCATCGGCGAGGACATCCCCGGCCTCGCGGACATGTTCCGCCCCTACACCGCGCTGTACGTCGGCGGCATGGGCAGCGCCGAGCAGAACTTCTACAACCGGCTCGCCCAGCGCATGGGGTACGAGAAGGAGGCCGCCGAGATCCAGGAGAAGTACCTCTCCGGCGACAAGAGCGGCGCGGCGGCCGCCGTACCGCACCAGCTGATCGACCAGACCACGCTGCTCGGCTCCGTGGAGCGCATCTCCGAGCGCATGCAGGCGTACGCGGAGGTGGGGGTCACGACCCTGACCCTGGCGCCGGCCGGCTTCACGCTCGACGAGCGGATCGCCGCGCTCCGGGCCGGCACGGACGCGCTGGAGCGGGCCGGGCTCGCGTAA